In Halorientalis sp. LT38, a genomic segment contains:
- a CDS encoding DUF6517 family protein has translation MNRRILATVAVAAVMVTAGCGFLLGNEPATFSASPATVSEQALEETSYEETNVTEQNISREVEAAGQTREVVVTNHMAQYERQVGISGLGEQEAAAFVAFSSPQISVAGQSFNPLDDMSERDILNQFNTEHSNVQVEEQTGTRNLSILGETRSVKQFDGTTELSGQEIDVIIHATKFEHGDDHIGAIAIYPERVDGEEDRVVTLYEGLEHEG, from the coding sequence ATGAACAGACGAATACTCGCGACGGTTGCAGTCGCAGCGGTGATGGTGACGGCGGGCTGTGGGTTCCTCCTCGGGAACGAACCCGCCACCTTCAGCGCCTCGCCGGCGACGGTGTCGGAGCAGGCCCTCGAGGAGACGAGCTACGAGGAGACGAACGTGACCGAACAGAACATCTCGCGGGAGGTCGAGGCGGCGGGACAGACCCGTGAAGTGGTCGTGACGAACCACATGGCCCAGTACGAACGACAGGTCGGCATCTCCGGCCTCGGCGAGCAGGAGGCCGCGGCCTTCGTGGCCTTCTCGAGCCCGCAGATCTCCGTCGCCGGCCAGTCGTTCAACCCGCTCGACGACATGTCCGAGCGTGACATCCTGAACCAGTTCAACACGGAGCACAGCAACGTCCAGGTCGAAGAACAGACCGGCACCCGGAACCTGTCGATCCTGGGGGAGACCCGTAGCGTGAAGCAGTTCGACGGCACCACGGAACTGAGCGGGCAGGAGATCGACGTGATCATCCACGCGACGAAGTTCGAGCACGGCGACGACCACATCGGCGCGATCGCGATCTACCCCGAACGCGTCGACGGCGAGGAAGACCGGGTCGTGACGCTGTACGAGGGCCTCGAACACGAGGGCTGA
- a CDS encoding succinate dehydrogenase/fumarate reductase iron-sulfur subunit, whose product MSTEVTEKETEAQTETEAESGESAHQSRRMEQKRQQASQRDLEEEARTEIDEAEQTIEVKVFRFDPEVAGKEEPRFDTFHVPFFKGMTVLDALIYARDHYDSSLTFRHSCRQAICGSDALFVNGRQRLGCKTQIADLEDHLNSTIRIEPLPHQEVVKDLVVDMEHFYDQMEAVEPFFDADELPDGDLEEQRQDRENREKIKMSTRCIWCGACMSSCNIAAGDNEYLGPAAINKAYRFAMDEREGEDRKQQRLNIIEQEHGVWRCQTQFSCTEVCPKDIPLTEHIQELKRESVKNNLKFW is encoded by the coding sequence ATGAGCACGGAAGTCACCGAGAAAGAGACCGAGGCACAGACCGAGACGGAAGCCGAGTCGGGCGAGTCGGCCCACCAGTCCCGGCGCATGGAACAGAAGCGCCAGCAGGCGTCCCAGCGCGACCTGGAAGAGGAGGCCCGGACCGAGATCGACGAGGCCGAGCAGACGATCGAGGTCAAGGTCTTCCGCTTCGACCCCGAGGTCGCCGGCAAGGAAGAGCCCCGGTTCGACACCTTCCACGTCCCCTTCTTCAAGGGGATGACGGTGCTCGACGCGCTCATCTACGCGCGAGACCACTACGACTCTTCACTTACCTTCCGGCACTCCTGCCGGCAGGCCATCTGCGGGTCCGACGCCCTGTTCGTCAACGGGCGCCAGCGCCTGGGCTGCAAGACCCAGATCGCGGACCTCGAAGACCACCTGAACTCGACCATCCGGATCGAACCCCTCCCCCACCAGGAGGTCGTCAAGGACCTCGTCGTGGACATGGAGCACTTCTACGACCAGATGGAGGCCGTCGAACCGTTCTTCGACGCCGACGAGCTCCCGGACGGCGACCTCGAAGAGCAGCGCCAGGACCGGGAGAACCGCGAGAAGATCAAGATGTCGACGCGCTGCATCTGGTGCGGTGCCTGCATGTCCTCCTGTAACATCGCGGCCGGCGACAACGAGTACCTCGGCCCGGCGGCCATCAACAAGGCCTACCGCTTCGCGATGGACGAACGCGAGGGCGAGGACCGCAAACAGCAGCGACTCAACATCATCGAGCAGGAACACGGCGTCTGGCGCTGTCAGACCCAGTTCTCCTGCACCGAGGTGTGCCCGAAGGACATCCCGCTGACCGAGCACATCCAGGAACTCAAGCGCGAATCGGTCAAGAACAACCTGAAGTTCTGGTAA
- a CDS encoding universal stress protein, giving the protein MYDTILVPIDGSDGANRAIEHGLELAERFDAALYAIFVVDTRLYGEPGLSSTELVIDEIEDTGHGYLTDFAERADNHGIEIETRSCHGVPQEEIVTYADEVDADAIVMGYQGQTHEGRGQIGSVVDRVLQDATRPVFAV; this is encoded by the coding sequence ATGTACGATACGATTCTGGTTCCGATCGACGGGAGCGACGGGGCGAACCGGGCCATCGAACACGGGCTCGAACTCGCCGAGCGCTTCGACGCCGCGCTGTACGCCATCTTCGTCGTCGACACCCGGCTGTACGGCGAGCCCGGGTTGAGCAGCACGGAACTGGTGATCGACGAGATCGAAGACACCGGCCACGGCTACCTCACCGACTTCGCCGAGCGGGCGGACAACCACGGTATCGAGATCGAAACCCGCAGTTGCCACGGGGTGCCACAGGAGGAGATCGTCACGTACGCCGACGAGGTCGACGCCGACGCCATCGTCATGGGGTACCAGGGACAGACCCACGAGGGCCGCGGCCAGATCGGGAGCGTGGTCGATCGCGTCCTCCAGGACGCGACCCGCCCGGTCTTCGCCGTCTAG
- a CDS encoding acyl-CoA dehydrogenase family protein produces the protein MDFEQPEGIDQLRKEIRRFGENEIVPVANEYDREEKYPHEIMDKANEMGLLGASIPIEYGGAGYSILENMIIVEELFAIDPGIGFCIVASSFGTEAIQEFGTEEQKEQFLEPVAKGEKVSGAAISEPHAGSDVSSISTRAEKDGDEFVINGNKMWISNGTVGDFFVVLCQTDPDADGRYNGFSQIIVESDRDGFQADKIKGKLGIRASDTAELIFDDVRVPEENLVGTEGMGFLQQMQFFDATRLGVAAQGVGVAKGAADAALEYAQEREQFGQPISEFQAIQHKLAEAYTDIEAARNLTYKGAWSVDEGEQITKLASMAKEYASRIAVDVANEAVQIHGGAGYVDDFPVERFYRDAKILQIYEGTTEIQKNIIARELLGKGLS, from the coding sequence ATGGATTTTGAACAGCCAGAGGGCATCGACCAACTTCGCAAGGAAATCCGCCGGTTCGGCGAGAACGAGATCGTCCCGGTCGCCAACGAGTACGATCGTGAGGAGAAATATCCCCACGAGATCATGGACAAGGCCAACGAGATGGGCCTGCTCGGGGCCTCGATCCCGATCGAGTACGGCGGTGCCGGGTACTCGATCCTCGAGAACATGATCATCGTCGAGGAGCTGTTCGCCATCGACCCCGGGATCGGGTTCTGTATCGTCGCGTCCTCGTTCGGGACGGAGGCGATCCAGGAGTTCGGGACCGAAGAGCAGAAAGAGCAGTTCCTCGAGCCTGTCGCCAAAGGGGAGAAGGTCTCCGGCGCCGCCATCTCGGAGCCCCACGCCGGGTCCGACGTCTCCTCCATCTCGACGCGCGCCGAGAAGGACGGCGACGAGTTCGTCATCAACGGCAACAAGATGTGGATCTCGAACGGGACGGTCGGCGACTTCTTCGTCGTCCTCTGTCAGACCGACCCCGACGCCGACGGCCGGTACAACGGTTTCTCCCAGATCATCGTCGAGTCCGACCGCGACGGCTTCCAGGCCGACAAGATCAAGGGCAAGCTCGGCATCCGCGCCTCCGACACCGCCGAACTCATCTTCGACGACGTTCGCGTGCCCGAGGAGAACCTCGTCGGCACCGAAGGCATGGGCTTCCTCCAGCAGATGCAGTTCTTCGACGCCACCCGCCTCGGCGTCGCCGCCCAGGGTGTCGGTGTCGCCAAGGGTGCGGCCGACGCCGCCCTCGAGTACGCCCAGGAGCGCGAACAGTTCGGCCAGCCCATCTCCGAGTTCCAGGCCATCCAGCACAAGCTCGCCGAGGCCTACACGGACATCGAGGCCGCGCGGAACCTGACCTACAAGGGCGCCTGGTCGGTCGACGAGGGCGAGCAGATCACGAAGCTCGCCTCCATGGCCAAGGAGTACGCCTCCCGCATCGCCGTCGACGTCGCCAACGAGGCCGTCCAGATCCACGGCGGCGCCGGCTACGTCGACGACTTCCCGGTCGAGCGCTTCTACCGTGACGCCAAGATCCTCCAGATCTACGAGGGCACCACGGAGATCCAGAAGAACATCATCGCTCGCGAGCTGCTCGGCAAGGGCCTCTCGTAA
- a CDS encoding RimK family alpha-L-glutamate ligase, whose product MADSSGITVGVLSLHTSKESKAICNAVAALGHEAVWLRASNTAVDVRDGRATLEPDADVIVNRLLLSKQEQPAEGLGLADTIAKLRPMLNPPGPTLTATYKFATATALAEAGVPVPDALLALSSDRLEADRERFGDPAVYKTAIGTHGGGTWKVDAGNAVTAQVGPRQAFLQEYLAPADDPNSDLRVYVVGDEVIAAMSRTASDAEWRTNVALGGETADVTETVPEEVREIARDATAAVGLDYAGVDMIEGPDGWYVLEVNPTAGFRGLFAATGVSPAPAIAKLAIERAGGDVDDAAVAELTTELDDSRPACMPAVDRSGPTDPVVIGYIEEVVVRGTRGAETVYAKSDTGATRTSIDASLAADIGTGPIKDIVKIRSGSLKEGRSRPVVDLVVGVGGSQHTVTASVEDRSHMDYPLLLGRDVLEHYHVDVTRRADHPASEVDAEEEEADVTEE is encoded by the coding sequence ATGGCAGACTCCTCCGGAATCACCGTCGGCGTCCTCAGTCTCCACACCAGCAAGGAGTCGAAGGCGATCTGTAACGCAGTCGCCGCGCTGGGCCACGAGGCCGTCTGGCTGCGCGCGTCGAACACCGCCGTCGACGTCCGGGACGGCCGGGCGACGCTCGAACCCGACGCCGACGTGATCGTCAACCGCCTCCTGCTCTCGAAGCAGGAACAGCCCGCCGAAGGGCTCGGGCTGGCCGACACCATCGCGAAGTTGCGCCCGATGCTCAACCCACCGGGACCGACGCTCACGGCCACCTACAAGTTCGCGACGGCCACCGCGCTGGCCGAGGCGGGCGTGCCGGTCCCCGACGCCTTGCTCGCGCTGTCGAGCGACCGGCTCGAGGCCGACCGCGAGCGGTTCGGCGACCCGGCGGTCTACAAGACCGCCATCGGCACCCACGGTGGCGGGACCTGGAAGGTCGACGCGGGCAACGCCGTCACCGCACAGGTCGGCCCGCGCCAGGCCTTCCTCCAGGAGTACCTCGCGCCCGCCGACGACCCGAACAGCGACCTCCGGGTCTACGTCGTCGGCGACGAGGTGATCGCCGCGATGTCCCGGACCGCGAGCGACGCGGAGTGGCGCACCAACGTCGCGTTGGGCGGCGAGACCGCCGACGTGACCGAGACGGTGCCCGAGGAGGTCCGCGAGATCGCGCGCGACGCCACCGCCGCCGTCGGCCTCGACTACGCCGGCGTCGATATGATCGAGGGCCCCGACGGCTGGTACGTGCTCGAAGTCAACCCGACGGCGGGGTTCAGGGGCCTGTTCGCCGCGACCGGCGTCAGCCCGGCCCCCGCCATCGCTAAACTCGCCATCGAACGGGCGGGCGGCGACGTGGACGACGCGGCGGTCGCAGAGCTGACGACCGAACTGGACGACTCCCGCCCCGCGTGTATGCCCGCCGTCGACCGGTCCGGCCCGACCGATCCGGTCGTCATCGGATACATCGAGGAGGTGGTCGTCCGTGGCACCCGCGGGGCCGAGACCGTCTACGCGAAGTCCGACACCGGCGCGACGCGGACGAGCATCGACGCCTCGCTGGCGGCGGACATCGGGACCGGGCCGATCAAGGACATCGTGAAGATCCGCTCCGGGAGTCTCAAGGAGGGCCGCTCCCGGCCGGTCGTCGATCTCGTGGTCGGCGTCGGCGGCAGTCAGCACACCGTCACCGCGAGCGTCGAAGACCGGAGCCACATGGACTATCCGCTCTTGCTCGGTCGGGACGTGCTCGAACACTACCACGTCGACGTGACCAGGCGGGCGGACCACCCGGCGTCCGAGGTCGACGCGGAAGAGGAAGAAGCGGACGTTACCGAGGAGTAA
- the sdhC gene encoding succinate dehydrogenase, cytochrome b556 subunit yields MSQSYDRGTIEDFGRWREFTAGMWAWIFHKFSGWVLIGYLFTHIAVLSTATQSGAMYTETIRGLESLVAVRVLEVGLLAVAVFHILNGVRLLFVDLGVGLEAQDKSFYASLVVSAAIVVASVPTFLAGAF; encoded by the coding sequence ATGAGTCAGTCGTACGACCGGGGCACCATCGAGGACTTCGGCCGGTGGCGAGAGTTCACCGCCGGCATGTGGGCCTGGATCTTCCACAAGTTCTCGGGCTGGGTGCTCATCGGCTACCTGTTTACGCACATCGCGGTGTTGAGCACTGCGACCCAGAGCGGGGCCATGTACACGGAGACGATCCGTGGGCTGGAGTCGCTCGTCGCGGTCCGCGTGCTCGAAGTCGGCCTCCTCGCGGTCGCCGTCTTCCACATCCTCAACGGGGTGCGCCTCCTGTTCGTGGACCTCGGTGTCGGGCTTGAAGCACAGGACAAGAGTTTCTACGCGTCGCTCGTCGTGTCGGCGGCAATCGTCGTCGCGAGCGTGCCGACTTTCCTCGCGGGGGCCTTCTGA
- the cysE gene encoding serine O-acetyltransferase: MFERLDDLRKHLTEDVRTALAKDPAAKSALEVALLYPGLHAVWLYRIAHRLWTGDHRLAARALSEFARFLTGVEIHPAATIGRRLFVDHGQGVVIGETAEIGDDVLMYHGVTLGGASMRREKRHPTVRDCVTLGANATLLGDITVGRGATVGAGSVVTDDVPAGATATGVPAEITEHAGDEPPETGPAAETEAPHWLTDC; the protein is encoded by the coding sequence ATGTTCGAACGACTCGACGACCTCAGGAAACACCTCACCGAAGACGTCCGCACCGCGCTGGCGAAGGACCCGGCGGCCAAGAGCGCGCTGGAGGTCGCCTTGCTGTACCCGGGCCTCCACGCCGTCTGGCTCTATCGCATCGCACATCGCCTCTGGACCGGCGACCACCGACTGGCGGCCCGGGCGCTCTCTGAGTTCGCCCGCTTTCTTACCGGCGTGGAGATCCACCCGGCGGCGACGATCGGTCGCCGGCTGTTCGTCGACCACGGCCAGGGCGTCGTGATCGGCGAGACGGCGGAGATCGGCGACGACGTACTCATGTACCACGGCGTGACCCTCGGCGGGGCCTCGATGCGCCGGGAGAAGCGACACCCGACGGTTCGGGACTGCGTGACCCTCGGGGCGAACGCGACGCTGCTCGGCGACATCACCGTGGGCCGCGGCGCGACCGTCGGAGCCGGATCGGTCGTCACCGACGACGTTCCGGCCGGCGCGACGGCCACGGGCGTCCCCGCCGAGATCACCGAGCACGCGGGGGACGAGCCCCCCGAAACCGGGCCGGCGGCCGAGACCGAAGCGCCCCACTGGCTGACCGACTGCTGA
- a CDS encoding succinylglutamate desuccinylase/aspartoacylase family protein has product MADGAFTYSGGRVEPGETEDIRVPVSETYLGDPIRIPVTISNGERPGPTMFLSAAVHGDELNGIEVVREVAQEWDHEGLEGTLVCLPVLNVMGFMAQQRYLPIYDRDLNRSFPGSPDSTSARRMAARIFSEFVEPCDIGIDFHTSTRGRTNMLHVRGDTDDPEVNRLAKAFASHVVISSQGPSGSLRREATDAGVPTITVEMGEAHRFQRDLIDAALQGVVSVMAEYGLRPADAVRWPGWRTLVDDQDDKTWLRANAGGLVEMHHAQGALVYEGDRICTITNPFKAASETVCAPFTGVVVGVLENPLVYPGNPLCHLVRLDEDTLRAVEREQTP; this is encoded by the coding sequence ATGGCCGACGGGGCGTTCACGTACAGCGGTGGCCGGGTCGAACCCGGCGAGACCGAGGACATCCGGGTGCCGGTCAGCGAGACCTACCTCGGCGACCCGATCCGGATCCCGGTCACGATCAGCAACGGCGAGCGGCCGGGCCCCACGATGTTCCTCAGCGCCGCGGTCCACGGCGACGAACTCAACGGCATCGAGGTCGTCCGCGAGGTGGCCCAGGAGTGGGACCACGAGGGCCTCGAGGGCACGCTCGTCTGCCTCCCCGTCCTCAACGTCATGGGCTTCATGGCCCAGCAGCGCTACCTCCCGATCTACGACCGCGACCTCAACCGGTCCTTCCCGGGTTCCCCTGACAGCACCAGCGCCCGCCGGATGGCCGCCCGGATCTTCTCCGAGTTCGTCGAGCCCTGCGACATCGGCATCGATTTCCACACCTCGACCCGCGGCCGGACCAACATGCTCCACGTCCGCGGGGACACGGACGACCCGGAGGTGAACCGCCTCGCGAAGGCCTTCGCCTCCCACGTCGTCATCTCCAGTCAGGGGCCCTCGGGATCGCTCCGCCGGGAGGCAACCGACGCCGGCGTCCCGACGATCACCGTCGAGATGGGCGAGGCCCACCGCTTCCAGCGGGACCTGATCGACGCCGCCCTCCAGGGGGTCGTCAGCGTCATGGCCGAGTACGGCCTCCGACCGGCCGACGCCGTCCGCTGGCCCGGGTGGCGCACCCTGGTCGACGATCAGGACGACAAGACCTGGCTCCGGGCGAACGCCGGCGGCCTCGTGGAGATGCATCACGCACAGGGCGCGCTCGTCTACGAAGGCGACCGCATCTGCACGATCACCAATCCGTTCAAGGCCGCCTCCGAGACCGTGTGCGCCCCCTTCACCGGCGTGGTCGTCGGCGTGCTGGAGAACCCGCTCGTCTACCCCGGCAACCCGCTCTGTCACCTCGTGCGACTCGACGAGGACACGCTCCGGGCCGTCGAACGGGAGCAAACGCCGTAA
- a CDS encoding succinate dehydrogenase hydrophobic membrane anchor subunit produces the protein MAEHYSSFDRKGTRWFLQRVTAVFLIGVLAFHFMLLHFVNHAAEVTFLGTQARMQQVGYFGTMVAFLVTATFHGVNGVYNALINQGLDGSQKQAVKWVLIVASAILILQGVRTALYMAGIIA, from the coding sequence ATGGCTGAACACTACTCTTCGTTCGACCGGAAGGGGACGCGCTGGTTCCTCCAGCGCGTGACGGCGGTCTTCCTGATCGGCGTCCTCGCCTTCCACTTCATGCTGCTTCACTTCGTCAACCACGCCGCCGAGGTCACCTTCCTGGGCACCCAGGCCCGGATGCAGCAGGTGGGTTACTTCGGCACGATGGTCGCGTTCCTGGTCACCGCGACCTTCCACGGCGTCAACGGCGTCTACAACGCCCTGATCAACCAGGGGCTCGACGGCTCGCAGAAGCAGGCCGTCAAGTGGGTCCTGATCGTCGCGAGCGCGATCCTGATCCTCCAGGGCGTCCGCACGGCACTCTACATGGCAGGGATCATCGCATGA
- a CDS encoding DNA-3-methyladenine glycosylase family protein, which produces MNAAYDHLETDPHLGPLIEVHGRLSIEPAEDFFERFVVSILRQQVSMASAAATRERLFDAVEVTPARILAADDQLLQDAGLSEAKTRYVNNVAAAFEERGWSQDLFAGMDDDAVRSELTDVAGVGPWTANMQLLFSLGRQDVFPVGDLGVRKGMETVFDEELTRSAMIDRAERWRPYRSYATLYLWRVEEDIAESVAEVVGED; this is translated from the coding sequence GTGAACGCGGCATACGACCACCTGGAGACCGACCCGCACCTCGGGCCGCTGATCGAGGTCCACGGTCGCCTGTCGATCGAACCCGCCGAGGACTTCTTCGAGCGCTTCGTCGTCTCGATCCTCCGCCAGCAGGTGTCTATGGCGTCGGCGGCCGCGACCCGCGAACGGCTGTTCGACGCCGTCGAGGTGACGCCCGCACGCATTCTCGCGGCCGACGACCAGCTACTGCAGGACGCCGGGCTCTCCGAGGCGAAGACCCGCTACGTGAACAACGTCGCCGCGGCGTTCGAAGAGCGGGGCTGGAGCCAGGACCTCTTCGCCGGGATGGACGACGACGCGGTCCGGTCCGAACTGACCGACGTGGCAGGTGTCGGGCCGTGGACGGCGAACATGCAACTGTTGTTCTCACTGGGGCGCCAGGACGTGTTCCCGGTCGGCGACCTTGGCGTCAGGAAGGGGATGGAGACCGTCTTCGACGAGGAACTCACGCGGTCGGCGATGATCGACCGGGCCGAGCGCTGGCGACCGTACCGGAGTTACGCGACGCTGTATCTCTGGCGCGTCGAGGAGGACATCGCCGAGAGCGTGGCGGAAGTGGTCGGCGAGGACTAG
- a CDS encoding acyl-CoA dehydrogenase family protein gives MDFELSDELRQIREEVRRFGENEMAPVANEYDEKEKFPHEVVEKGAEMGLTGTSIPVEYGGAGYSTLESIVIAEELYAIDPGIAGAVLGTSFGCEAIMEFGTEEQKERFLPDVAAGDKISGAAISEPDTGSDVSSVSTRAEKDGDEWVVNGNKMWITNGSVGDFFVVLCRTDPDADGRYNGFSQIVVEADRDGFEADKITGKLGIRASDTAELLFDDVRVPAENLVGTEGMGFLQQMQFFDATRTGVAAQGVGIAKGAAEGALEYAQEREQFGQPISEFQAIQHKLAEMFTDIEAARNLVYKSAWSVDNKEEQLTTLASMAKEYASRVAVDVANEAVQIHGGAGYVDDFQAERFYRDAKITQIYEGTTEIQKNVIARELLGKGI, from the coding sequence ATGGATTTCGAACTATCGGACGAACTGCGGCAGATCCGCGAGGAAGTGCGTCGGTTCGGCGAGAACGAGATGGCGCCGGTCGCCAACGAGTACGACGAGAAGGAGAAATTCCCCCACGAGGTCGTCGAGAAGGGGGCTGAGATGGGGCTGACGGGAACGTCGATCCCCGTCGAGTACGGCGGTGCCGGCTACTCGACGCTGGAATCCATCGTCATCGCCGAGGAGCTGTACGCGATCGATCCCGGGATCGCCGGGGCGGTGCTGGGAACGTCGTTCGGCTGCGAGGCCATCATGGAGTTCGGGACCGAGGAACAGAAAGAGCGGTTCCTCCCCGACGTGGCCGCCGGCGACAAGATCTCCGGCGCGGCCATCTCGGAGCCCGACACCGGGTCGGACGTGTCCTCGGTGAGCACCCGCGCCGAGAAGGACGGGGACGAGTGGGTCGTTAACGGCAACAAGATGTGGATCACCAACGGCTCGGTCGGTGACTTCTTCGTCGTCCTCTGCCGGACCGACCCCGACGCCGACGGCCGCTACAACGGCTTCTCCCAGATCGTCGTCGAAGCGGATCGGGACGGCTTCGAGGCCGACAAGATCACCGGCAAACTCGGGATTCGGGCCAGCGACACCGCCGAGTTGCTCTTCGACGACGTCAGAGTACCAGCAGAGAACCTCGTGGGGACCGAGGGCATGGGCTTCCTCCAGCAGATGCAGTTCTTCGACGCGACGCGAACGGGCGTCGCCGCACAGGGCGTGGGCATCGCCAAGGGGGCGGCCGAGGGCGCGCTGGAGTACGCCCAGGAGCGCGAACAGTTCGGCCAGCCCATCTCCGAGTTCCAGGCCATCCAGCACAAACTCGCCGAGATGTTCACCGACATCGAGGCCGCGCGGAACCTGGTGTACAAATCGGCCTGGTCGGTCGACAACAAGGAGGAACAGCTGACGACGCTGGCGTCGATGGCCAAGGAGTACGCCTCCCGCGTGGCGGTGGACGTGGCCAACGAGGCCGTCCAGATCCACGGCGGCGCCGGCTACGTCGACGACTTCCAGGCCGAGCGGTTCTACCGGGACGCCAAGATCACCCAGATCTACGAGGGCACCACGGAGATCCAGAAGAACGTCATCGCCCGCGAACTCCTGGGCAAGGGGATCTAA